AGCTCCACCACCTGGAGGAGCGGGGCCCGGACCACCCGGAGGCCAAAGGTCTTCGCCCCTTTGAGGTCGTCCCGTACCGGCTCGCTCCCCTCCGCTCTGTACCGGGCCAGGATCTCCGGAGGCGGGGGGGCGCTGTTCACCACCACCGCGTGGAACCGACGCAGGTCCACGTGCTTGGCCAAGGCCGCGAGGTGATCGGAGGCCGTGTACCCGTCCGTCTCCCCGGGCTCGGTCATCAGGTTCATGATCACCATCTTCTCCGCCCGGGCCCGGGTGATGGCGCCGGCGATCCCGTCCACGAGGAGGTTGGGGATGATGCTCGTATAGAGGCTCCCCGGCCCGAGCAGGATCAGGTCGGCCTCGGCAATCGCGGACAGGGCCCGCTCGTACGCCTTGGCCGGGTGGGACAGCCACACCCGACGGATGGCCGCGGGGTCGGCGACGATCTCCGCCTCCCCGACCACCTCCCGGCCGTCGGCGAGCTCGGCCACGAGGTCCGTCCGGTCCAGGGTGGACGGGACCACCTGCCCGCGCACGGACAGGAAACGGCTCGCCTCCTCCACCGCCCGGTCGAACCCGCCCACCGCCTGCTCCATCCCGGCGAGGAGGATGTTCCCCAGCGAGTGCCCGGCCAACCCTTCGCCGGATTGGAACCGGTGCTGCATGAACTTGGCCATCCTTTCTTCGTCCTCGGCCAGGGCGAGGAGGCAGTTGCGCACGTCCCCAGGGGGGAGGACATCGAGCTCCATCCGGAGGCGGCCGGAGCTGCCGCCGGTGTCCATCATCGTGACCACCGCGGTGAGGTTGGCGGTGTACGCCTTGACGCCGCGGAGCAGGGTCGAGAGCCCGGTCCCCCCGCCCACCGCCACCACGTGCGGGGCGGCGCGGAGGATCCGGCCCTGGTAGAGGGCCTCGGCCAACGATCCCCCGCGATGTGGGGAAACGGCGTGCAGGACCGCCCGTACGGCCAGCGCCGTCCCCAGCACCGCTCCGGCCAGCCCGAGGGCGACCACCGCCGCCCCGAACACCGGCCGCCACAGGAACGGGAAGTGCCGCAGAAGCAAGGTATACAGGCCACGCATCCCGTCCTCTCCCACCAGGCACAGGGCGCCGAACGCGACGAGCGCGATCGACCCCAGGGCCAGGAAGAACCAGCGCTTCACCCCCATCCCGGGGAGGAACAGCTTCAAAAACGACGGGACCTTCACGACCACTCCACGCGAACGCCCGGGCCGAGCTTGATCAGGTCCCGCACGAGCTCCGGACACGGCTGTACCGCATACCGCCGGCCGGCGATCACGGTCAGGCTCTGATCCCCGTCCTGGAGCTCAAGCCAGGTCGGCACCGGGCCGGGGTGGTCGGAGAGCACCGCCGCCAACCTGGATACCGCGGATGGAGTCGCCAGATCCACCGGGAGCCGGATCAGGCAGTGGGCAGGCCCGTTCTTCTCCGACCCGGCCAGGGGCTCGATCTCCAGGGCGAGAAGCCGCCGCGCCCCGTTACGCTCCGACCACCGCACCTGCAGGAGGGCCAGGGCGTCTGCCTTGAGCCACTCCGCCGCCTCGTACTGCTTGGGGCGGATCACCACCTCCACCTCGCCGGTCTTGTCCTCGACGGTTAGAAACGCCATCCGCCCTTCTTGGGTCCCCACGGGTTTGATCGCCTTGACCCGCCCGGCCACGGTGAACGTGGTGGTGCGGGCCGGGGCCTCGGCGATGGGCACCGCCCCCCGCGCGGCGAGCCGCTCCGCGTGCCCGTCCAGGGGATGCCCGGAGAGATAAAGCCCGAGGAGCTCCTTCTCGAACCGGAGCAGGGTCTCCCGCGGGAACTCCGCTGTGTCCACCGGAAGCTTGGGCACGAGCTCCTCGGTGTCGAAGAACGACTGCTGGCCGGTGACCCGCTCGCGGCGGGAGAGTTGGCTCAACCGCAGCCCCTCGTCCACCAAGGCCATCAGAGCCTTGCGGGGAGATCCAAACCGGTCCATCGCCCCGGCCTTGATCAGGCACTCCACCGTCTCCCGGTTCACCCGCTCCGGGTCGATCCGCTGGCAGAAATCGAAGAAGCTTTTGAACCCCGAGCCGCGCACGGCGAGGATCGACTCCACCGCCCCTTCCCCGACGTGCTTGATCGCCCCAAGGCCGAACCGGATCTTGCCCTCCCCGACCGGGGTGAACCCCACCGCCGACTCGTTCACATCGGGCGGCAGGACCTCGATCCCCATCCCCCGGCACTCCTCGATGTAGGCCGCGATCTTGTCCGTGTTCTCCTGCACCGAGCTCAAGAGGGCGGCCATGAAGTCCGTGGGGTAATGGGCCTTGAAATAGGCGGTCCAATAGGTGATGAACGCGTACGCCGCGGCGTGGGCCTTGGCGAACCCGTAGCGCGCGAACTTCTCGATGTCGGCGAAGATCGCCCGCGCCTCGTCTTCGGAAAGGCCGCTTTTGACGCATCCGGCCACGAAGCGGGCCTCCATCTCCGCCA
The DNA window shown above is from Candidatus Acetothermia bacterium and carries:
- a CDS encoding YvcK family protein; its protein translation is MKVPSFLKLFLPGMGVKRWFFLALGSIALVAFGALCLVGEDGMRGLYTLLLRHFPFLWRPVFGAAVVALGLAGAVLGTALAVRAVLHAVSPHRGGSLAEALYQGRILRAAPHVVAVGGGTGLSTLLRGVKAYTANLTAVVTMMDTGGSSGRLRMELDVLPPGDVRNCLLALAEDEERMAKFMQHRFQSGEGLAGHSLGNILLAGMEQAVGGFDRAVEEASRFLSVRGQVVPSTLDRTDLVAELADGREVVGEAEIVADPAAIRRVWLSHPAKAYERALSAIAEADLILLGPGSLYTSIIPNLLVDGIAGAITRARAEKMVIMNLMTEPGETDGYTASDHLAALAKHVDLRRFHAVVVNSAPPPPEILARYRAEGSEPVRDDLKGAKTFGLRVVRAPLLQVVELEGKATVKHDPQKLARLLARESRALRHSWTRWFSP